Part of the Methanococcus maripaludis genome is shown below.
GGGGCAAAGTCAATATACTATAAAGACAAGAATATGTGTTGTGGAGCAGGTGGTGGAGTAAGGGCTAGAAACCCGGAAGTTGCGCTTGAAATGGCTGAAACTAAGGTCAAAAATATACTCGAAGCAGGGGGCGATTGTGTAACGGAAGTATGCCCATTCTGCCATTTACAGTTTGACAGAGGTCAGATTGAAATGAAAGAAACTTTTGGACGAGAATACCAATTACCAGTTATTCATTATGCTCAGTTGCTCGGTATGGCCATGGGAATGACCCCAAAAGAAGTTGCACTCGATCTTCACTTTATTTCTGCAGATCCAGTAACTGAAAAGCTTGGATTAAATAAATAATAAAAAATACTAATATACTTTCAAAACGGAGGGGATAATTTATGAAAGAAGGTGTTTTTTTCGGAGAAGGAATGAAATTTGTAAAAGAAGGCTATCCAGACATTTACGATGCTGTTGTAGGATTAAATAAAGCAGCATTTACTGGAAAAACTTTGGATTACAAAACTCAAAAATTAATCGCAATTGGAATTGTTGCAGCGACAGGGGATGAAAATGCAGCAGAAAAACAAATGAGAAGTGGAATGGTTGAATTAAAAATAACTAAAGAAGAAATAATCGATGCATTGCGAGTTGTATTATTAACTTCTGGAATGCCTGCATTTACAAAAGCTATGAAAGTAGTTAGTAAATTATAACTGAGGGGATATAATGGGCTGTGCGAGTGCTCAAACACTTAAAGAAGGAACAGATTTTGAAAAAAAACACGTTCCTATGATAGAATGTAAAAGTACCGTTAAACCTGACGAAATTTATGAAGTAAAAATTCATACTGCCGGAGTAGAACATCCCATGGAAGATGGACATTTTATCCAATTTATTGAATTAAACGTGGAAGAATGCCCGCTTTTAAGAGTTCAACTAACGCAACACTCTAAACCAGATGTTGTTGTAAATATAAAAGCTCCAAATGAGGAACATAAAGGACATACATTTAAACTCGTTGCATATATGTTCTGCAACCTTCACGGGCTCTGGAAATACGAAAAAGAAGTAAAAATTGAGTAAAAACTAAAATTGGTGATTCAATGATTACTACAAACCATCCTCTTGGCGAAGCACTAAAAGATATTGAAACCTTCAAATTAAAATTAGCAGATTACTTTAAAGATAAAGATGTATTTCCAATAAAAAATAAAGTTGAACTTGGAAGTGCACTTCCTTGTGGAATTTCAATGCCTTGTGGAGATTTAGAAGCAGGAGAACTCGTTAAATTTTTAACAGATAACGATTTCCCAATAAAAAATGCAGAAGACTTGGCAATAAAACTTTCCAAAAGTTGCAGCATTCAATAATCCATATTGAGGGGGTTTAGGATATGGACAGCAAATTAAGATACGAAATAGAGGAACAGATTAATAAAGAACTCTATTCAGCATACCTGTACCTTGCAATGTCAAATTATGCAGAATCTGAAGGCTTTAAAGGAATTTCAAATTGGTTCATAGTTCAGGCTCAGGAAGAAATCGACCACGCAATGAAATTCTACAAATACATTCACGAAATGGGTGATACCCTTCAATTAAACGCAATTGATAAACCTGAACCAAAATGGAATTCCATTACAGATGTCTTTGAAAATGGACTTACCCACGAAAAATACGTGACAAGCCGAATCCACAAGTTGATGGATATTGCGCATGAAGTAAAAGATTACGCTGCAATTTCAATGCTTCAATGGTTTGTAAACGAACAGATTGAAGAAGAATCTTCATTTAGAGACATTCTTGATGGATTGAAGTTAACTGGCGGAGATATAAACTACTTGATGATGCTCGATAAGGAACTCGGGCAAAGGGTTAAAACCGCTCCTGAAAGTGAAACAACAAAAGCAAAAACTGCATAGGTGAAAATATGGTATGGTGGAAATGTTCAAACTGCGGATACATTTTTGAAGGGGAAGCTGAAAAAGTTCCTGAAAAATGTCCAAACTGCGGAGAAATCTGTACTTTCTACGATGTAAGTTGTTATACTCCAGAATGCGGATTTGAAGGTTACGATCCAAAAATTGCTGGAAAAAGAAATGAAGAAAGTAGACTTTAATTAATTATTTATTTTTTTAGAGAGGGGATAATTATGAAAGCTTGTTTTTTGATATTTACGTATGATAAAGGGGGAAAACCATACGTTCCAATAATATTTCATGCTCTGCTCTTTGCAAAAGAAATGAAAGAAAAAGGGGACGATGTAAAAATTGTCTTTGAAGGAGAAGCTGTGAAATGGTTTAATGAAATTTTAAAACCTGATCACCCATTAAAAACCCATGTTGAAGCACTTAAAGATAACTTTGTAGCTTGTGAAGCATGTTCTCATATGTTTGATGTTTTTACAAGCATTAAAGGAAAAATTGCTATTGAAAACGAGCTTCACGGACACGTCAGTCTTAGAAAATACCTTGATAACGGATACACCGTTGTCGAATTCTAAATTATTTAACTTTTTTTAGGTGTATTTATGGCAGTTGTTTTAAAAGATAATGTCTACTGGGTAGGGGCAATCGACTGGAATATCAGAGAATTTCACGGCTACGAG
Proteins encoded:
- a CDS encoding carboxymuconolactone decarboxylase family protein, translated to MKEGVFFGEGMKFVKEGYPDIYDAVVGLNKAAFTGKTLDYKTQKLIAIGIVAATGDENAAEKQMRSGMVELKITKEEIIDALRVVLLTSGMPAFTKAMKVVSKL
- a CDS encoding class II SORL domain-containing protein, with the protein product MGCASAQTLKEGTDFEKKHVPMIECKSTVKPDEIYEVKIHTAGVEHPMEDGHFIQFIELNVEECPLLRVQLTQHSKPDVVVNIKAPNEEHKGHTFKLVAYMFCNLHGLWKYEKEVKIE
- a CDS encoding MTH865 family protein, yielding MITTNHPLGEALKDIETFKLKLADYFKDKDVFPIKNKVELGSALPCGISMPCGDLEAGELVKFLTDNDFPIKNAEDLAIKLSKSCSIQ
- a CDS encoding ferritin, with amino-acid sequence MDSKLRYEIEEQINKELYSAYLYLAMSNYAESEGFKGISNWFIVQAQEEIDHAMKFYKYIHEMGDTLQLNAIDKPEPKWNSITDVFENGLTHEKYVTSRIHKLMDIAHEVKDYAAISMLQWFVNEQIEEESSFRDILDGLKLTGGDINYLMMLDKELGQRVKTAPESETTKAKTA
- a CDS encoding rubredoxin-like domain-containing protein; the encoded protein is MVWWKCSNCGYIFEGEAEKVPEKCPNCGEICTFYDVSCYTPECGFEGYDPKIAGKRNEESRL
- a CDS encoding DsrE family protein, with product MKACFLIFTYDKGGKPYVPIIFHALLFAKEMKEKGDDVKIVFEGEAVKWFNEILKPDHPLKTHVEALKDNFVACEACSHMFDVFTSIKGKIAIENELHGHVSLRKYLDNGYTVVEF